The DNA window CCTGGCCCCGGCTAAATGGTCGAGAAGCAGATTACCCACCGGCTTAGGTTCAATATCAGCACGCAATATCAGGTGAACCTTGAGACCCAACTGTGCACCGAGCAGTGCCACCGAGCGACAGTGATTGGACTGAACACCACCAGAGGTGATCAAGGTATCGCAGCCATTGGCCAGTGCTTCAGCCAATAGAAATTCAAGCTTGCGGATTTTGTTACCAGAGGTAGCTGCACCAGTGAGATCATCCCGCTTGATCCAGATGCGCGGTCCACCAAGCTGCTGAGACAGTCGCTCTAACGGATAGAACGGCGTCGGGGTCTGGGCGAGATTGAGTCTCTCTGGATAATTAATCATTTTATAACTCTCGTTAAAGCGACTCTTTTTGAAGCGGATAGTTGCAACAGGCTAGTTAAGACAGCTACAAAAAAGGCCGCCTAAGCGACCTTTTTTTGATTGCGAGCTTAGATCGCCTTGATAGTGCCTTTTGGCAGCACCGCGTGAACCGCGGACTTTTGAAACTTAAGCTCAAGTTTATCATTCACTTCAACCACTACATACTCACCTTCAAGCTTAACGATCTTGCCAAGTATGCCACTGGTCATGGTGACTTCGTCGCCCTTGCTCAGACCGGTAATCAGATCTGTGTGCTCTTTCTGACGCTTGCGCTGGGGACGGATAATAAACAGGTACATAAAGATAAAGAGTCCGCCAAACATAATCAGCGATCCGGTAATACCTGGTTCGCCAGATCCGGCTGCCGTCTGCGCCTGTGCACTGGAAATAAAAAACATAGAGAGTCCTTAGAGTTAAATAATTAAGCTTGGAGTATTAGCGCCGCAACAGTCTTACGTCTTGGCAGTTAAAGTTAAAAGTCCTTTAGCCTGACCAAAGAATTATAAATTCTCTTTAATCCAGGCCAATGCGTCATCGTGATGCGTTTTGGTTTT is part of the SAR92 clade bacterium H455 genome and encodes:
- the yajC gene encoding preprotein translocase subunit YajC, whose protein sequence is MFFISSAQAQTAAGSGEPGITGSLIMFGGLFIFMYLFIIRPQRKRQKEHTDLITGLSKGDEVTMTSGILGKIVKLEGEYVVVEVNDKLELKFQKSAVHAVLPKGTIKAI